The proteins below come from a single Garra rufa chromosome 3, GarRuf1.0, whole genome shotgun sequence genomic window:
- the LOC141331120 gene encoding ras-related and estrogen-regulated growth inhibitor, translating to MSESVRKMLRAKLVVLGRDNCGKTALCVRFITRRFIGEYEHKREVTYRCQKIVDKEAIELEILDTVNKECVGPAVSSLESSIKWGDGFLIMYSVTDRSSFEAVSRLKRLIDHVKQTLGIPTVIVANKCDMENGRVVRTDEGQALALDLRCSFFELSVAEDASAVEAAFGQLVREVRQEFQRHLLAMDKRSRMLQMRHALKNKLTRSKTMQW from the exons ATGTCAGAATCAGTACGGAAGATGTTGAGGGCGAAACTCGTGGTGCTGGGAAGAGATAACTGTGGGAAGACAG CTTTGTGTGTCAGATTCATCACTAGACGTTTCATTGGAGAGTATGAACATAAAAGAG AGGTCACCTACAGATGTCAGAAAATCGTGGACAAGGAGGCGATTGAGCTGGAGATTTTAGACACTGTTAATAAG GAATGTGTAGGACCTGCTGTGTCCTCTCTGGAGAGTTCCATTAAATGGGGTGATGGATTTCTTATTATGTACTCTGTGACGGATCGCAGCAGTTTTGAGGCTGTGTCGCGCCTGAAGAGACTGATTGACCACGTTAAACAAACGCTTG GTATTCCAACAGTCATCGTCGCCAACAAATGCGACATGGAGAACGGACGAGTGGTGAGGACAGATGAGGGACAGGCTTTAGCCTTAGACCTTAG GTGCAGTTTCTTTGAGCTGTCTGTAGCTGAGGACGCTTCAGCAGTGGAGGCCGCGTTCGGGCAGCTGGTGCGTGAAGTGCGTCAGGAGTttcagcgccacctgctggctaTGGATAAGCGCTCACGAATGCTGCAGATGAGACATGCGCTCAAAAACAAACTCACACGGAGTAAAACCATGCAGTGGTGA